Proteins encoded together in one Acidobacteriota bacterium window:
- the grpE gene encoding nucleotide exchange factor GrpE, giving the protein MTDEKDKPGDEIEFIPERPPDGGEKPAPAAPPAAPPEAGGKAPEESAKPLKDKLKKKDAEIKALKQELADLKDAHLRRLADMENLRKRFEREKGEFQQYALSGVMLELLDLADNFERALQSVPADAADKTFREGVELIFRMLQAVLAKHGVRPIVPGGKVFDPTIQQAMTVAESDQVAEPTVEEELQKGYMIQDRLLRPAMVKVLVPKKGQ; this is encoded by the coding sequence ATGACGGACGAAAAAGACAAGCCCGGCGACGAGATCGAGTTCATCCCCGAGAGGCCGCCCGACGGCGGAGAGAAGCCCGCGCCGGCGGCCCCGCCCGCGGCGCCGCCGGAGGCCGGGGGGAAGGCCCCCGAGGAGAGCGCGAAGCCGCTCAAGGACAAGCTCAAGAAGAAGGACGCCGAGATCAAGGCGCTCAAGCAGGAGCTGGCCGACCTCAAGGACGCGCACCTCCGCCGCCTGGCCGACATGGAGAACCTGCGCAAGCGCTTCGAAAGGGAGAAGGGCGAGTTCCAGCAGTACGCCCTGAGCGGCGTCATGCTCGAGCTGCTGGATCTGGCCGACAATTTCGAGCGGGCCCTGCAGAGCGTGCCGGCCGACGCGGCGGACAAAACCTTCCGCGAAGGCGTCGAGCTCATCTTCCGGATGCTCCAGGCCGTGCTCGCCAAGCACGGCGTCCGGCCGATCGTCCCGGGGGGAAAGGTCTTCGACCCGACGATCCAGCAGGCCATGACCGTGGCCGAGTCCGACCAGGTCGCGGAGCCCACCGTCGAGGAAGAGCTCCAGAAGGGCTACATGATCCAGGACCGGCTCCTCCGCCCGGCCATGGTCAAGGTCCTCGTCCCGAAGAAAGGACAGTAG
- the hrcA gene encoding heat-inducible transcriptional repressor HrcA: MVRFALRDKDKKVLNLVVESFVHCGRPVSSGAVSQTRRIKASPATLRNIMSKLEEMGYLSQPHTSAGRVPTDRGLRFYVGGLLAEGSLPEERVPSLIQEEFTARTADLDSLLLQACRSLADSSDALGFVISPRLFRMTFEHLRFIKISDRRVLVILVTPFHMVLTETLESSLPLSQAELDGASQYLNQNFRGRTILAVREALVRDLPKYRVKYEDSLSKLLELLKSSIDKEGEDRIFLQGTSRLLGKAGLSDLDKLRPLFRSFEEKAALVKLLSDFVSLDRVKVLIGAEANFPDIEDCSLVLSHYGYGNQVLGTLGVIGPKRIPYEKIIPLVDRTAKRISLAITVFGKEVSL; this comes from the coding sequence ATGGTTAGGTTTGCCCTCCGCGATAAGGATAAGAAGGTCCTTAACCTCGTCGTGGAGAGCTTTGTCCACTGCGGGCGCCCGGTCAGTTCCGGCGCGGTCTCCCAGACCCGGCGGATCAAGGCCTCGCCGGCGACGCTGCGCAACATCATGTCTAAGCTAGAGGAGATGGGCTACCTGTCCCAGCCGCACACCTCGGCCGGACGGGTGCCGACGGACCGGGGCCTGCGCTTCTATGTCGGCGGCCTGCTGGCCGAGGGATCCCTGCCCGAGGAGCGGGTCCCGTCCCTCATCCAGGAGGAATTCACCGCCCGGACGGCGGACCTCGACTCGCTCCTGCTGCAGGCCTGCCGGAGCCTGGCCGATTCGTCCGACGCGCTGGGCTTCGTCATCTCGCCGCGGCTTTTCCGGATGACGTTCGAGCACCTGCGCTTCATCAAGATCTCCGACCGCCGTGTCCTGGTCATCCTGGTGACGCCTTTCCACATGGTCCTGACCGAGACCCTGGAATCGTCCCTGCCGCTGAGCCAGGCCGAGCTCGACGGCGCCTCCCAGTACCTCAACCAGAACTTCCGGGGCCGGACGATCCTGGCCGTCCGCGAAGCCCTGGTGCGCGACCTGCCCAAGTACCGGGTCAAGTACGAGGACAGCCTGAGCAAGCTCCTCGAGCTGCTCAAGAGCTCGATCGACAAGGAAGGGGAGGACCGCATCTTTCTCCAGGGCACCTCGCGCCTGCTCGGCAAGGCCGGCCTGTCCGATCTGGACAAGCTCCGGCCCCTGTTCCGCAGCTTCGAGGAGAAGGCCGCCCTGGTCAAGCTGCTCTCGGATTTCGTCAGCCTCGACCGGGTCAAGGTCCTGATCGGCGCCGAGGCCAACTTCCCCGACATCGAGGACTGCTCGCTCGTGCTCTCGCACTACGGCTACGGCAACCAGGTCCTCGGGACACTGGGGGTCATCGGCCCGAAACGCATCCCCTACGAGAAGATCATCCCGCTCGTCGACCGCACGGCCAAGCGCATCAGCCTGGCCATCACGGTCTTCGGGAAAGAGGTCAGCCTATGA
- the amrB gene encoding AmmeMemoRadiSam system protein B, with amino-acid sequence MKRKPSVAGQFYPGGREELRETVAGMARAAAAPVKAVAVVSPHAGYVYSGPVAGAVFASVRVPESVVILGPAHHEIGPLFAVQARGSWLTPLGESAIDEDLAARVMAGCPLADEDEAAHLQEHSLEVQLPFIQYFRPGAAIVPICVSYEAGYGDLETLGLALAEAVRGSGRETLLVASTDMSHYVSQKTAERKDMMAVRKVLDLDPAGLVETVTAERISMCGFQPTAAVLVAALGLGATKAELISYRTSGEASGDYDRVVGYAGIRIA; translated from the coding sequence ATGAAACGCAAACCCAGCGTCGCCGGTCAATTCTATCCTGGCGGCCGGGAGGAGCTGCGGGAGACGGTCGCCGGGATGGCCCGGGCCGCCGCGGCGCCCGTTAAGGCCGTCGCCGTCGTTTCGCCCCATGCCGGCTACGTCTATTCCGGCCCCGTGGCCGGCGCGGTCTTCGCCTCGGTCCGGGTGCCGGAGAGCGTTGTCATCCTCGGTCCGGCCCATCACGAGATAGGGCCGCTCTTCGCCGTCCAGGCCCGCGGCAGCTGGCTGACCCCGCTCGGCGAGAGCGCCATCGACGAGGACCTGGCCGCCCGCGTCATGGCCGGTTGTCCGCTGGCCGACGAGGACGAGGCGGCCCACCTCCAGGAGCATTCTCTGGAGGTCCAACTGCCCTTCATCCAGTACTTCCGGCCCGGGGCGGCCATCGTGCCGATCTGCGTTTCGTACGAGGCCGGCTACGGCGACCTGGAGACACTCGGCCTGGCCCTGGCCGAAGCCGTCCGAGGTTCGGGCCGCGAGACGCTGCTCGTGGCCAGCACGGACATGAGTCATTACGTCAGCCAGAAGACGGCCGAGCGGAAGGACATGATGGCGGTCCGCAAGGTGCTCGATCTGGACCCGGCGGGCCTCGTCGAAACCGTCACGGCCGAGCGCATCTCGATGTGCGGCTTCCAGCCGACGGCGGCGGTCCTCGTGGCCGCGCTGGGTTTGGGGGCGACGAAAGCCGAGCTCATCAGCTACCGGACCTCCGGCGAGGCCTCCGGCGATTACGACCGGGTGGTCGGTTACGCCGGGATAAGGATCGCCTGA
- a CDS encoding saccharopine dehydrogenase C-terminal domain-containing protein gives MKKILVLGAGLVAKPLVNYLLEQPDFAVTVADMEPGRAAKLVGTHPRGTAAVLDIADRDALGAAIGRVDLVVSMVPYAFHPVVAELAVERGASVVTASYVKPAMQALDARAREKGVTLLNEVGLDPGIDHMEAMRVIHEIHDAGGRVLGFTSWCGGFPAPEANTNPFGYKFSWSPRGVLLASKNSAQFLKDGRIVNIPAASLFARPEVIGIPGLGDFEGYPNRDSVQYREAYGISEARTVFRGTLRYPGWCETLRKMVELGLLDETARDRTGQTWNGLMRELAQAAPGADVKAAVAARLGLPTGSPILSRLEWLGLYEEKPLPAPKAPAIDNLTALMIDRMSYAPRERDMVVLQHEFLAQTGGRTERIVSTLIDYGVPGGDSSMSRTVGLPAAIGARLILEGRIGLKGVQVPVVPEIYGPILDELERLGIRFQEKRQVL, from the coding sequence ATGAAAAAGATACTCGTCCTGGGGGCCGGCCTGGTGGCCAAGCCCCTCGTCAACTACCTGCTCGAGCAGCCGGATTTCGCCGTGACGGTCGCCGACATGGAGCCGGGCCGGGCCGCCAAGCTCGTCGGGACCCACCCGCGTGGGACCGCGGCGGTCCTCGACATCGCCGACCGGGATGCCCTGGGCGCGGCCATCGGCCGGGTCGATCTCGTCGTCAGCATGGTGCCCTACGCGTTCCATCCGGTCGTCGCCGAACTGGCCGTCGAGAGAGGCGCGTCCGTGGTCACCGCCTCCTACGTCAAGCCGGCCATGCAGGCGCTCGACGCGCGGGCCAGGGAAAAGGGCGTGACCCTCCTCAACGAGGTCGGCCTCGATCCGGGCATCGACCACATGGAGGCCATGCGGGTCATTCACGAGATCCATGACGCCGGCGGGCGGGTCCTCGGCTTCACGTCCTGGTGCGGCGGGTTCCCGGCGCCGGAGGCCAACACCAATCCCTTCGGCTACAAGTTCTCCTGGAGCCCCCGCGGCGTCCTACTGGCCTCCAAGAACTCGGCCCAGTTCCTCAAGGACGGCCGGATCGTGAACATCCCGGCCGCCTCCCTCTTCGCCCGGCCGGAGGTCATCGGGATCCCCGGGCTGGGGGACTTCGAGGGCTATCCCAACCGTGATTCCGTCCAATACAGAGAGGCTTACGGCATCTCCGAGGCCAGGACGGTCTTCCGGGGCACGCTGCGCTACCCCGGCTGGTGCGAGACCCTGCGGAAGATGGTCGAGCTGGGCCTGCTCGACGAAACAGCCAGGGACCGGACCGGCCAGACCTGGAACGGCCTGATGAGGGAGCTGGCCCAGGCCGCTCCCGGCGCCGACGTCAAGGCCGCGGTCGCGGCGCGGCTGGGCCTTCCGACCGGATCGCCCATCCTGTCGCGGCTGGAGTGGCTGGGGCTCTACGAGGAGAAGCCGCTGCCCGCGCCGAAGGCCCCGGCGATCGACAACCTGACCGCCCTGATGATCGACCGGATGAGCTACGCGCCTCGCGAGCGGGACATGGTCGTCCTGCAGCACGAGTTCCTGGCCCAGACCGGCGGCCGGACGGAGAGGATCGTCTCGACGCTCATCGACTACGGGGTCCCCGGCGGCGACTCGTCCATGTCGAGGACCGTCGGGCTCCCGGCGGCCATCGGCGCCCGACTCATCCTCGAGGGCCGGATCGGCCTGAAGGGCGTCCAGGTGCCGGTCGTGCCCGAGATCTACGGGCCCATCCTGGACGAGCTCGAGCGCCTCGGCATAAGGTTCCAGGAGAAACGGCAGGTCCTCTGA
- a CDS encoding bifunctional lysine ketoglutarate reductase /saccharopine dehydrogenase family protein, with translation MNTKFGIRREDINKWEKRVPLIPSHARELADKYPVEFRVQPSKIRIFSDDDYRLAGIPVEEGLSPCPVVLALKEIPIELIEKGKTYIFFSHTAKGQSQNMPMLKKMMDMGCTVIDYEKMVDEKGRRVLYFGNYAGHAGMIDTLWALGRRLTVEGIPSPFTMLEPTHRYKSLVEAKEAVSGLGAKLVKDGLPPRLGPTVIGFFGYGHVSQGAQEIFDLLPVETVRPADIPKLFQGGNKAGRNLYKAVFHEEDMVRPADPAQAFDLQDYYDHPQGYRAITEDLVPYLTAVVNGIYWAPKFPKYITKAFLKKLYADGQPRLRVVGDITCDINGSIECTVQATDSENPVYVYDPVEDKAKPGFAGRGPAVLAVYNLPAELPLESSTYFSGKFKEHIPALAAARFDRPFAECGLPDVLRRAVIVYRGQLAPSYAYLSEYLG, from the coding sequence ATGAACACCAAGTTCGGCATCCGCCGAGAGGACATCAACAAGTGGGAAAAGCGGGTCCCGCTGATCCCGTCCCATGCCCGGGAGCTCGCCGACAAGTATCCGGTCGAGTTCCGCGTCCAGCCGTCGAAGATCCGGATCTTCAGCGACGACGATTACCGCCTGGCCGGCATCCCGGTCGAGGAGGGGCTCTCGCCCTGTCCCGTCGTCCTGGCCCTCAAGGAGATCCCGATCGAGCTCATCGAGAAAGGCAAGACCTACATCTTCTTCTCGCACACGGCCAAGGGCCAGAGCCAGAACATGCCGATGCTCAAGAAGATGATGGACATGGGCTGCACCGTCATCGACTACGAGAAGATGGTCGACGAGAAAGGGAGGCGGGTCCTCTATTTCGGCAACTACGCCGGCCACGCCGGGATGATCGACACCCTCTGGGCCCTGGGCCGCCGTCTGACGGTCGAGGGCATTCCCAGCCCGTTCACCATGCTCGAGCCGACCCATCGCTACAAGAGCCTGGTCGAGGCCAAGGAGGCCGTCTCCGGTCTGGGGGCGAAGCTGGTCAAGGACGGGCTGCCGCCCCGGCTGGGCCCCACGGTCATCGGCTTCTTCGGCTATGGCCACGTCTCCCAGGGGGCCCAGGAGATCTTCGACCTCCTGCCCGTCGAAACCGTCCGCCCGGCCGATATCCCCAAGCTTTTCCAGGGCGGGAACAAGGCCGGCCGGAACCTCTACAAGGCCGTGTTCCATGAAGAGGACATGGTCCGGCCGGCCGACCCCGCCCAGGCCTTCGACCTTCAGGACTACTACGACCATCCTCAGGGCTACCGGGCGATCACCGAGGACCTGGTGCCCTATCTCACGGCCGTCGTCAACGGCATCTATTGGGCCCCGAAGTTCCCCAAGTACATCACCAAGGCGTTCCTGAAGAAGCTCTACGCGGACGGCCAGCCCCGCCTTCGGGTCGTCGGCGACATCACCTGCGACATCAACGGCTCGATCGAGTGCACGGTCCAGGCGACCGACTCGGAGAATCCCGTCTACGTCTATGATCCCGTCGAGGACAAGGCCAAACCCGGCTTCGCCGGCCGCGGCCCGGCGGTCCTGGCCGTCTACAACCTGCCGGCCGAGCTGCCCCTCGAGTCCTCGACCTATTTCAGCGGCAAGTTCAAGGAGCACATCCCGGCCCTGGCCGCGGCGCGCTTTGACCGGCCTTTCGCCGAGTGCGGCCTGCCGGACGTCCTGCGCCGGGCCGTCATCGTGTACCGCGGCCAGCTCGCGCCGAGCTACGCCTACCTCAGCGAATACCTCGGCTGA
- the cysS gene encoding cysteine--tRNA ligase produces MIRFHNTLGGRIEDFVPLEPGRVRLYTCGPTVYDFPHIGNWRAYVFEDLLKRFLKYSGFGVTHVMNITDVEDKTIRDSKARTVEELKRYTAKYIDAFMAERDLLNIQPADRYPRATEHIPEMVGLVKTLLAKGFAYRKDGSVYFAIDKFPAYGRLSRVNLEERRPGSRGDADEYEKESVHDFALWKAPKEGEPFWETEIGPGRPGWHIECSAMSARYLGRTFDIHCGGVDNIFPHHENEIAQSEAANGVKFVNYWLHCHHLVVNGQKMAKSKGNFYRLADVLARGGCDALDVRYLLVSTHYRKMLDFTFEALKQARTARQRMGDFLGTLGDVPPEAAGQAPVEPLLATARAGFTAGLGDDLNIAEALAAVFTLIKDANPLLVQGRVSKAGADKLAAFMGEVDGVLGVRPSPAVSLSGKIGGAGPAAGTADVLESGIRAKIEERQRARAARDFKRSDEIRGELLAMGIILEDTKDGVRWKRVVPPKP; encoded by the coding sequence ATGATCAGGTTCCACAACACGCTCGGCGGCCGGATCGAGGACTTCGTCCCTCTCGAGCCCGGCCGGGTCAGGCTCTACACCTGCGGCCCGACGGTCTACGACTTTCCCCATATCGGCAACTGGCGGGCCTACGTTTTCGAGGACCTGCTCAAGCGCTTCCTGAAATACAGCGGTTTCGGGGTCACGCACGTCATGAACATCACGGACGTCGAGGACAAGACGATCCGCGATTCCAAGGCCAGGACGGTCGAGGAGCTGAAGCGCTATACCGCCAAGTATATCGACGCGTTCATGGCCGAACGGGACCTCTTGAACATCCAGCCGGCCGACCGCTATCCGAGGGCGACCGAGCATATCCCGGAGATGGTCGGGCTCGTCAAGACCCTGCTGGCCAAGGGCTTCGCCTACCGGAAGGACGGCTCGGTCTATTTCGCCATCGACAAGTTCCCGGCCTACGGGCGCCTGTCCCGGGTCAACCTCGAGGAGCGCCGGCCGGGCAGCCGCGGCGACGCCGACGAATACGAGAAGGAAAGCGTCCACGACTTCGCCCTCTGGAAGGCCCCCAAGGAGGGCGAACCCTTCTGGGAGACGGAGATCGGGCCGGGGCGGCCGGGCTGGCACATCGAGTGCTCGGCCATGAGCGCCAGGTACCTCGGCAGGACCTTCGACATCCACTGCGGCGGCGTCGACAACATCTTCCCCCACCACGAGAACGAGATCGCCCAGTCGGAGGCGGCTAACGGGGTCAAGTTCGTCAACTACTGGCTCCACTGCCACCACCTGGTCGTCAACGGCCAGAAGATGGCCAAGTCCAAGGGCAATTTCTACCGGCTGGCCGACGTCCTGGCCCGCGGCGGCTGCGACGCGCTGGACGTCCGCTACCTGCTCGTCTCGACCCACTACCGGAAGATGCTCGACTTTACCTTCGAAGCCCTGAAGCAGGCCCGGACCGCCCGACAGAGGATGGGCGATTTTTTGGGGACCCTCGGGGACGTTCCGCCGGAGGCGGCGGGCCAGGCGCCGGTCGAGCCGCTCCTCGCGACGGCCCGGGCCGGATTCACGGCCGGGCTCGGGGACGACCTCAACATCGCGGAGGCGCTGGCCGCCGTGTTCACGTTGATCAAAGACGCCAATCCCCTGCTCGTCCAGGGCCGGGTCTCGAAGGCGGGCGCGGACAAGCTGGCCGCCTTCATGGGCGAGGTGGACGGCGTCCTCGGCGTCAGGCCATCGCCGGCCGTGAGCCTTTCCGGGAAGATCGGCGGAGCCGGCCCGGCCGCCGGAACGGCGGACGTTCTCGAAAGCGGGATACGGGCTAAGATCGAAGAGCGCCAGCGGGCCCGGGCCGCCAGGGACTTCAAGCGGTCCGACGAGATCCGCGGCGAACTGCTGGCCATGGGCATCATCCTCGAGGACACCAAGGACGGCGTCCGGTGGAAGCGCGTCGTTCCTCCCAAGCCCTGA
- a CDS encoding YraN family protein, producing the protein MEARRSSQALTPRRPAAAPASPAGPEKATLALGRSGEDIACRYLLEKKYEILERGFRLLRGEIDIVALDGETLVFVEVKARTDESHGRPEEAVTLGKQRQLRRLAQGYLLTHPRPGADCRFDVIAILFSGPDDCRLEHFIDAF; encoded by the coding sequence GTGGAAGCGCGTCGTTCCTCCCAAGCCCTGACGCCCCGGCGCCCGGCCGCCGCGCCGGCGTCCCCGGCCGGGCCCGAAAAGGCGACCCTGGCCCTCGGCCGCTCCGGCGAGGACATCGCCTGCCGCTATCTCCTGGAAAAGAAATACGAGATCCTGGAGCGCGGCTTCCGCCTGCTCCGCGGGGAGATCGACATCGTGGCCCTGGACGGCGAGACCCTGGTCTTCGTCGAGGTCAAGGCCCGGACCGACGAATCCCACGGCCGGCCCGAGGAAGCCGTGACGCTTGGCAAGCAGCGGCAGCTCCGGCGGCTGGCCCAGGGTTATCTCCTGACCCATCCCCGGCCCGGCGCGGACTGCCGCTTCGACGTCATCGCCATCCTGTTCAGCGGGCCGGACGACTGCCGGCTCGAGCACTTCATCGACGCCTTTTAA
- a CDS encoding TonB-dependent receptor — translation MHRARPVLVLSFVLLAAATLAGAAEVRGKVVGAADNPVAAAVVLHRASGVRTETGADGRFSLDVPAAGRIVLEVVHPDYYEREFEIGARQRTRPVVLALVRVVRQSEEVVVTALRYPEPSIQVPAAATVVSGESLAADMPANVNDGLRNVPGVGSIGSAGFSLVPTVRGLARRRVLYLVDGARLESDRRTGPNASFVSPWDIERIEVLRSASSVFYGSDAIGGVIHILTREPGFAPGLHGRFQAGLGSVNGEKRVGLGLEGSTGTWAFSLAFQYDDAGLYRVPGGTKILQSQFTQGSLLAKAAHRTDKREIEIGLLAARGSDIGKPSQTASTKPTWYPHENQNLVHLDWKEKNVGRGGELVFHAFANPNYLETLTDNYSGYLTKESYAKTDSTEFGAQASYSKKLGPSFRLEGGADYFGRAAAHAYNAYTSYDETGAVTGVQEEYPYASASRGDLGFFLSADYTGIRRLDILGGVRYDVLRMKATPYQGEISIPEAPEAQPILTKDSQPTGFLAVSYKLTKDLTAFVNMARAYRLASINERFYTGISGRGFIIGQPDLKPESSFNLDGGLKFLGRRFFVGLYAFRYRIDDMIERYRVDPTTYTYGNIERGLLRGLELEAEAFLLPGWKVTGGVAAIRGRSLATDAPLNDVPPVRLRAGTEYWRGNFSAGVEAAFCLAKDDPGPAEIAVASSEIVDLRAAYVWRGIRISATLANLFNAAYIDRADPDAMIEPGRNLRIGIGYSF, via the coding sequence ATGCATCGAGCCCGACCGGTCCTCGTTCTTTCTTTCGTCCTGCTTGCCGCCGCGACCCTGGCCGGAGCAGCCGAGGTTCGGGGCAAGGTCGTCGGAGCCGCCGACAATCCCGTGGCCGCGGCCGTCGTCCTGCACCGGGCGAGCGGCGTCAGGACGGAGACCGGAGCCGATGGCCGGTTCTCCCTCGACGTGCCGGCCGCCGGACGGATCGTGCTCGAGGTCGTCCACCCCGACTACTACGAGCGCGAGTTCGAGATCGGGGCCCGGCAGCGGACCCGGCCGGTCGTCCTGGCCCTCGTCCGCGTCGTCCGGCAGAGCGAGGAGGTCGTGGTCACGGCCCTGCGCTACCCCGAGCCATCGATCCAGGTCCCCGCGGCTGCCACCGTGGTGTCCGGGGAGAGCCTGGCCGCGGACATGCCGGCGAACGTCAACGACGGGCTGCGGAACGTCCCCGGCGTCGGGTCCATAGGCTCGGCCGGGTTCTCGCTCGTGCCGACCGTGCGCGGCCTGGCCCGCCGGCGTGTGCTTTACCTGGTCGACGGCGCCCGGCTCGAGAGCGACCGGCGGACCGGTCCCAACGCCTCGTTCGTCAGCCCCTGGGACATCGAGCGGATCGAGGTCCTGCGGAGCGCCTCGTCGGTCTTCTACGGCTCGGATGCGATCGGCGGCGTGATCCACATCCTGACCAGGGAACCGGGCTTCGCGCCCGGCCTCCACGGCCGCTTCCAGGCCGGCCTGGGCAGCGTCAACGGCGAGAAGCGCGTCGGGCTCGGCCTCGAGGGCTCGACCGGGACCTGGGCTTTTTCGCTGGCCTTCCAGTACGACGACGCGGGGCTTTACCGGGTCCCCGGCGGGACCAAGATCCTGCAGTCGCAGTTCACCCAGGGCAGCCTCCTGGCCAAAGCCGCCCACCGGACCGACAAGCGGGAGATCGAGATCGGCCTCCTGGCCGCCCGGGGCTCCGACATCGGCAAGCCGAGCCAGACGGCCTCCACCAAGCCGACATGGTATCCGCACGAGAACCAGAACCTGGTCCATCTCGACTGGAAGGAAAAGAACGTCGGCCGGGGCGGGGAGCTCGTTTTCCACGCCTTCGCCAATCCCAATTACCTCGAGACCCTGACCGACAACTACAGCGGCTACCTCACCAAGGAGTCCTACGCCAAGACCGACAGCACGGAGTTCGGGGCCCAGGCCTCCTATTCGAAGAAGCTCGGCCCGTCGTTCCGGCTGGAAGGGGGAGCGGACTATTTCGGCCGGGCCGCGGCCCACGCCTACAACGCCTACACCTCCTACGACGAAACCGGGGCCGTGACCGGCGTCCAGGAGGAGTATCCCTACGCCAGCGCCAGCCGGGGCGATCTCGGCTTCTTCCTTTCGGCGGATTACACCGGCATCCGGCGGCTCGATATCCTGGGCGGCGTGCGCTACGACGTCCTGCGCATGAAAGCGACGCCTTACCAGGGAGAGATCAGCATACCTGAGGCCCCCGAGGCCCAGCCGATCCTGACCAAGGACAGCCAGCCGACCGGCTTCCTGGCCGTCTCCTACAAGCTCACGAAAGATCTCACCGCTTTCGTCAACATGGCCCGGGCCTACCGCCTGGCCAGCATCAACGAGCGATTCTATACGGGGATCAGCGGCCGCGGATTCATCATCGGGCAGCCGGACCTGAAGCCCGAGAGCAGCTTCAACCTCGACGGCGGGCTCAAGTTCCTCGGCCGCCGCTTCTTTGTCGGCCTGTACGCCTTCCGCTATCGCATCGACGACATGATCGAGCGCTACCGGGTCGACCCGACGACCTACACCTACGGCAACATCGAGCGGGGACTGCTGCGCGGCCTCGAGCTCGAGGCCGAGGCCTTCCTCCTGCCCGGCTGGAAGGTCACGGGCGGCGTGGCCGCGATCCGCGGCCGCAGCCTGGCCACGGACGCGCCCCTGAACGACGTCCCGCCGGTCCGCCTCCGGGCCGGGACGGAGTATTGGCGGGGGAACTTCTCGGCCGGCGTCGAAGCTGCGTTCTGCCTGGCCAAGGACGATCCCGGACCGGCCGAGATCGCCGTGGCGTCCTCGGAGATCGTCGATCTCCGGGCCGCCTATGTCTGGCGGGGGATCCGCATCTCGGCCACCCTGGCCAACCTCTTCAACGCCGCGTACATCGACCGGGCCGATCCCGACGCGATGATCGAGCCGGGACGGAACCTCAGGATCGGGATCGGCTACTCGTTCTGA
- the folK gene encoding 2-amino-4-hydroxy-6-hydroxymethyldihydropteridine diphosphokinase encodes MIYFLGLGSNLGRRSANLARARRRLARADVAILRVSSVYETEPVDYAGQAWFLNQVVEVRSGLDPSALLRLAKSIEAEMGRVPTVAKGPRTIDIDILLAEDMVVDAPELVLPHPRLHLRNFVLVPLAELAPEARHPVLGRTAAELLAASADNSRVLKARSRRRR; translated from the coding sequence ATGATCTATTTCCTCGGGCTCGGCAGCAACCTCGGCCGGCGCTCGGCGAACCTGGCCCGGGCCAGGCGGCGGCTGGCGCGGGCCGACGTCGCGATCCTCAGGGTTTCGTCCGTCTACGAGACCGAGCCGGTCGATTACGCCGGCCAAGCCTGGTTCCTCAACCAGGTCGTCGAGGTCCGCTCCGGGCTCGACCCCTCGGCGCTCCTCCGCCTGGCCAAGTCCATCGAGGCGGAGATGGGCCGGGTCCCGACCGTCGCCAAGGGGCCGCGGACGATCGACATCGACATCCTCCTGGCCGAAGACATGGTGGTCGACGCGCCGGAACTCGTCCTGCCGCACCCCCGGCTCCACCTGAGGAATTTCGTCCTGGTGCCGTTGGCCGAGCTGGCCCCGGAGGCCCGGCATCCTGTCCTGGGCCGAACGGCGGCGGAGCTCCTCGCGGCCTCCGCCGACAATAGCCGGGTCCTGAAGGCCCGAAGCCGGCGGCGCAGGTAG